The genomic DNA GCGCACGGCTTTCTCGCTCGCAAGGGAATATTCCTGCCAAGGGAGCATTCCGACGACAAAGTCGCCTTTTTGGAATTGTTCGGATTGTGAGTCGACAATTTCACCTACGACGCCTCCGGCAAGGGCTTCATTCAATTTAAAAGGTTCCACATAGGACTTGGCATCTGACATGCGACCACGCATATAAGGGTCGACTGATAGATAAAGGGTTTTTACAAGAACCTGTCCTTGGTCGGGGCGAGGTACGTCAATCTCCTTATAGTGAAAATCCGATTCGACAGGTGTTCCGTTTGGACGCGATACAAGTTGAATCTGTTTTTGCTTGTCTGGCAGCATGGCTGATCCTCCTCTTCATTTTTAAAAATATAGTGTATGCAATAGGATGTTTTTCATGCAATTGACCCCTCAATTAAGGGTCATGGATACCGTAACATAAATGGGAATCCCTAAACAAAGAATAAGGCTTAACAAAAAGCCGGTTTGAGTGATCAAACCGGCTCCCTACTTTATTCCTTGATGTTCTTCTGGATGTAGCTGATTGTTTTACGGAGTTCATTCGGATGCGGACGGCCGAATGGACCGGTTTGTTTTTGTTGATAAAGGATTTCTCCCTTTTCATTCACTAGGAAGTATGCCGGCTCACCGTGCTGTCCGTGATCTTCATATGGAGCATCTTCTCCGTGATAAAATACATCAAATGCCTTGATGGCTTCCAATTTTTCATCGGAAAGAATCGGGAAGGTGATATCTTCTTTATCGACCATTTCCTTCAGGTTATCAAGCGAGTCGCTGGAGATTCCGATGATATGGACGCTGTGCTTCTCGAAGTATTCCTTACCTGCCTGGAATTCACGGAGCTCTTCCTGGCAGACGGGACACCAGGATCCCCTGAAGAATACGATGAGGTGCCAGCTGTCATGTTCTTTTTGATGTTGTTTAAAACTGAATGTTTCACCTGCTACGGATGGAAGTTCAAAATCCGGTACTGTATCTTTTAATTGAAACGTTGCCATGATTACATTCCTCCTGTTTGGTTTACACGTTTTGCATGTTTCGTATCTCATGTTTCGTATCTACAGTCCTTATTTTTCCCGCTCTTATGAAGTTGAAACATTTAAGGGATGAGCGATGTGCTTGATGGGTGTATGATAGTCTATTATTGAAGAGTCCGCGAGTCCTTGTGTCATTGGTTTCCGGACCAGAAGGGGATGGTGGCATGGATAAAAGTGAAATCAGGCATAAAGTATGGGGAAAGCTGACGGATGAAAAGCTGGGCCGATTCCCGTTTCCTCTGACAAATCGAATCCCGAATGTGAAGGGGGCAGAGAAGTCGGCTGCCCATGTAAGGGAGCTGGAGATCTATAAGCGTGCAGGCGTCATCAAGGTGAATCCCGATGCACCGCAGCTTCCTTTGAGGGCATCGATCTTGAAGGATGGGAAAATCCTCTTGATCCCGACTCCCCGCTTGAAGGACGGGTTTGTGATGATCAGGCCAGAAGATGTTCCTGAAGGAGAAGCACGTAAGGCAGCAAGCATCAAACATATGAACGCGTATGGACGGGTCGTTCCTCTGTCCGGAATCCCCAGAATTGATTTAATCGTTGTAGGGTCAGTAGCCATCCATAAAGACGGAAGGCGGTTGGGGAAGGGGGAAGGGTATGCCGACCGTGAATATGCGATCCTGAGGGAAATCGGAAACCCGGCAGTACCCGTCCTCACAACCATCCATAGCGCCCAGCTTGTAGGTGATGACATCCCAAGGGATTCCTTTGACCTGGCCGTCGACTATATCGTGACGGAAGAAGGGGTACTGGAGACGAATACACCTTATGAAAAGCCTGCTGGGATACAATGGGAACATGTGACAGATGAAGAGAAGGAGCTCATGCCGATCTTGAAAGAACTGGAACGTCATCAATCCCGGGAATAGCGGTTGCTTCCGGGCTTAGATTTCACCTCGTTCCAGGCGGCTATGGCATCGTTCCTGCTGTGACGGGTGTTGTGGGGGTCGTTGAAATAGTCCCGGATGAAGCGGTTATATTCAAACTGCGGTGAGATGACCCGTTCATAGGACGGGTCTTTTTTCCGTTTCTCCTCATCATGCCAGGCTTGAACGGCATCCCGATAGGTCTTCCCGATGTTTTCCATGAAGTAGTTTTGGATAAAGGTACTGAAATGGAAGTTCGGGATGACGGACTGGAAGAAGGTACGCACGTGCTGACTGCATCGGTGTCCTTCCGGAATGATTGTATCAAGGGAGAGAGTCACCGGTTGAACGGCCTTCGGTCTGGCAGTCCGGGAAGGTTTCAGCATGATCCCGGTTTCGAGGAAATGCCCGATGCGCGTGCTTATTTCTTCTTTGGATCCGGATGCACTCATCCCTATGGATCTGCAGAACAGTTGGAGTTCTGATTTTAGCCAATAGTACTCTCTGAACTGGTTTGCAGGAGTTTCTTTCGATAATTCAGGCCTCATGGTATTTTCCTCCAAATTATGGTTTTATTCTTATAGTATAGAACGTTTGTTCCTTTTTGGGAAGAAAAAAAACACCCGCCCTCAGGCAGGTGTTGGGTCAATGGCTTAGTATCCGTCGACAACAAGATCGAGCTTTCCAGTTGCCGGATCGATGACGAGTCCGTGGACAGGCGTTTTCTTGTCCATGAGCGGATGATTTTTGATCATATCAACGCTGTGGGCGACGCTTTCTTGAACGGAGTCAAAGCCCTTCAACCAGTCGTGTAGGTCGATGCCGGAATAGTTGAGCGTACCCAGGGTATCCTCGCTGATACCGCGTTCTTTCATCTTATCGACCATCTTATGGCTGTCGATGGCGCTCATGCCGCAGTCATGATGTCCGATGACGATGACTTCATCTGCCTGTAGCTCATACACGGCAACGAGAAGGCTGCGCATGATACTTCCGAATGGATGTGTCAGGATGGCGCCGGCATTTTTGACGATTTTGACATCGCCGTTTTTGATGTTCATGGATTTAGGGAGTAGTTCCACCAAGCGTGTATCCATGCATGTGAGGATAACGAGCCGCTTATCCGGGAACTTGGTGGTACGGTACTGCTCATACGCTTTTTCTTCCACGAATTGTTCGTTGTAGTCGAGGATGGTGTTCAATAGAGTCATTGGTTCTTCTCCCTTTCGCTAATTAGTCAACTCCTGCTGAAGCAGGGTTTCAATCTCTTTTATTTTATCCATCACTTCTTGTCGATTCCAGTCCGATGTATTGGAAAGTTTTAAATAAAGGGAGGAAACCTTGGCAAGAGCTTCGTTTCCATTCGGATTTTTCCTTGGAAAAGGAGAGTTTCCCATCAAGTCGAATAGACCATTCATCTTGTCTGATACCTTTTGGTACTGATCATCCTTTGAGATGATGGCAACGTGATAATGCTGGTGATGATCAGAGAATCGATAATGGAGGTCGAATAAACCAAAGGCATTGTCCTTCTTCAAATTGAGCTCCATGGTACCGTCTGGGACCTTATGAATCATTCTGGCAAATTTCGGTGAACTCTCTTCCTCGACGATGGAAAGGAAATTTTCGCCGATATCAAGGAATTCGTAACCAGGGTTGGAGGCATCGATTACGTTGAACTTCCGATCGATCAACAGGTAAGGGATAGGGCATAGGTGCAGGTTTTCCACATGATCACTCCTAGATTAAGGGAGTATGGATGTCATTGCCCTCCTTACGGTTGTTGGAGGTAAGGTGACATGTGGGATAACATTCAGGGAGGCCCTTTTATGATTGGCAAAGCTCGTGGTGGAGGAGGTCAACTTTCCAGTGACACGGATTGTTTCGAAAGGTCGGCAAGATGGCTGTTCAATTCATCCAGATCATTGAAGGTCATTACCTGTTCCTTCTCAAGGAAGTCCAATTTATATTGGGCAACAAGCCTTCCCCCTACTACTATATTAATCTTTTCATTTACTTTTCTAATCGATTCGATGCACGTTTTCAGTTTGCCCAGCTCAGTGGTCATCCCGATTGAAATCCCGACCATCTGCGGTTGCCAGGCTTCAATAAACGTGACGGCATCTTTGATGGGAACATTGGCCCCTAAGAAACGGGTGTTCCATTTATGTTCTTTGAAGATTTCATTTGCCAATTCCAGCCCGAGACTGTGCTGCTCCCCCTCAATGCAGAATAGGAGGGCCTTCGGCTGATCTTTCCCTGCTTTATGTTCATTCATCAGATAAGAGAGGAGATACTTCAAGGTGGCCGTGGCTAAATGCTCATCAGCGACAGTGATTTGATTCTTCTCCCACATTTCACCGATTCTATACATGGAAGGTTTGACGACCTTTTCATAAAAAGACAGGTGATCCATCTTTGATTCAATGGCTGACGAGTGTAGTTCAAGCAATGAATGCACGTCCCCTTGCAGGATTGACTTCGTAAAAGTCTGGACTAGCTGATTCATCTTCATCACTCCTGAGATGGTGAAAAATACCTTATTCTATATTCCATAAATAAATGAAAAATCCTTCTTCCATCACACAATTGTCCCAGTTGACTTTTTGAATGGATTTCCATTATGATAACGCTTGAACAACCAGTTGACAGGCCATGGAGCGTATTGAAAATATACGCCTGGGGCTATCATTCAAGCGTACCAAACATTGGGTGCATTTGCAATGGATACAGGTCCATGCCCCGTACGACTGATAAGGAGGACGTTTCATGTCAGGCAGAAAAGATGAAGATCTTACAGACTTGTCCCTTTTAGGGAATCAAGGTACAAACTATCTATTCGAATATGCTCCTGAGATCCTGGAAGCATTCGATAATAAACATCCCAACAGGGACTACTTCGTGAAATTCAATTGTCCGGAATTTACGAGCCTTTGTCCGAAAACCGGACAGCCGGATTTTGCCACCATCTACATCAGCTATATCCCTGGCGAAAAAATGGTGGAAAGCAAATCGCTTAAATTGTACTTGTTCAGCTTCCGTAACCATGGTGATTTCCATGAAGATTGCATGAACATCATCATGAATGATCTGATCGAACTCATGGATCCACGTTATATCGAGGTCTGGGGCAAGTTCACTCCTCGCGGCGGCATCTCCATCGATCCATACACGAACTACGGGAAACCGGGTACGAAATATGAGGAAATGGCGTTCCATCGCTTGATGAATCATGATATGTATCCTGAGACCATCGACAATCGTTGATGGTGAAGGCGATCCATTGCGATCGTCTTTTTTTTATGTCTCCAGCTTGTTGAATCTAGTAAAATAGGAAGTGGCTCCCGGATAAGGGAAGAGAAATGCAGAAAAGAAGGGACGGAATATGAAATCATATCGTGCATCATTATGTGTGCTCATCGGGGCAAGCAGCTACGGCATCCACGCCTCGGTTGTAAAGCTGGGTCTGGGAAAAGGCTATGCGGTCCCGGATATCACCGGACTTCAATATTTATTCGGCTTGGTGATGCTGTTCGCCGCCTTTTTATTCACACGCAAGGTGAAGATGACGGTCGGACAGGTGTCCGCACTCTTGGGAGTAGGGGTGTTTTTAAGTTTAACGGGGATTTTTTATGGCATGAGCCTCAGTCTCATCCCTGCGTCCATCGCCGTCGTGATGCTGTTCCAGTTCACCTGGATCGGAGTACTGATTGAAGCCCTCTATGTAAGGAAAGTACCTTCAAAAAAGAAACTGGTTTCGGTCCTGCTTTTATGGATTGGTACGTTATTCGCCGGCGGCTTGGGTTCATCCCGGGGATTTGATTGGACTGGTAACTCGCTCGGACTGTTGTATGGATTCGGTGCTGCCGTCACGTTTGCCTTATTTATGTTTTTCAGCGGGAAGGCAGCAAGAAGCCTACCAACCTTTCAAAAAAGCATGATGATTTCCTTGGGTGGCATACTGGTTGTGCTGGCGGTTTTTCAGCCATCTTTCATCCAACAGCCGTCCAAAATTATTGAAATGACGGATTTCGGCCTGCTGGTGGCCATTTTCGGGAACATCCTACCCGTTGTCTTCTTCGCCATTGGTACACCACATCTTGATTCAAGTATGTCGACGATCATGGGGGCAGCGGAGCTTCCAGCCGCCATCCTGGCTGCCATGTGGATCCTACATGAGCAGGTGGCCATCTTTCAATTTGCGGGGATCGCCCTGATTCTGGCAGGAATCATCATTCCACAGATACAGACAAGACAAAAGAAGAGTTTTGGTTAAAGCGCCGGATTGTTTCGGCGTTTTTTTCTTTTAAAACCCTTTCAATTGTCGCAATTATTAAACCTTATTTATTTAACCGGCTTCCCTTTACAAAGGGGTGCAAAGGGCTTTATAATGCGCGTTGTTCAACTTTTTAAAGGCACGGATTATTCATATAAAGGAGGTTGCGGAGATGCGGCAAAAGATTTTTTCATTCTTGATGATGAACGTCGGAGCATTGCTGGTTGCGGTCAACGTTCATTTTTTCCTATCACCCAATGATTTAGCGACTGGAGGAGTGAGCGGTCTGTCGATTATCATGAATCACGTGTTCCCGGGTATGTCGCTTGGGCTCTTCATGATTCTCATCAATCTGATCTTGTTCGTGGTCGGCCTGATTTTCCTTGGCTTCAGTTTCGGGGCAAAAACGGTGTATGCAAGTTTCGCCCTGTCATTCTATGTTTGGCTTCTTGAGACGGTTGCACCGATCCATGCACCGCTATCAAATGATGTCCTGATCCAGCTCATCATCGGCCAATGCATCGCCGCAATCGGAATGGCCATCGTTTTTCATCAGGACGCTTCCACCGGCGGGACCGATATCATCGCCATGATCCTGAACAAATACTTCAATATCGAAGTGGGGCGCGGGGTCCTGCTATCAGATTTGACCATCGCACTTTCTTCTGCGATCCTATTCGGTCCACAGGTCGGGATGTACGCCTTCTTCGGGGTGATCCTGAATGGCTTGGTGATCGACTATGTACTCTCACAATTCAATTCCAATAAAGAAGTGGTGATCATCAGCCGCCACAGCTCAGAGATCAAGTCGTATATCGTCCACGAGCTTGGAAAGGGTGCAACGGTCCATACGGCGACGGGTGCCTTCACTTCTGATGAGAAGGAAGTCATCACCACGATCTTGGGACGCAAGGATTATTCCCGGTTAAAGGGCTTCATCACGAAAACCGACAACAAGGCATTCATCACCGCCCATACGATGAATGAAATCCTTGGTCAGAACTTTAAACGTTTAGCATAAGAAAAAGCCTGAGGAGCGCCCCTCAGGCTTTTTCATATGTTCATTCCGCTTGCTTGAAGTTATTCTGGATGAAGGCTTCTTCCTCTTCCTTATTCATGATGCCGTAGGCTTCTCCTACTGTGCCGCCTTGGAGGGTCCAAAAGTAGTTATGATCCTTGTCGATGCTAGAGAAATCTTCACTCTTCCACTTTTCGGCGATGTCTTGAAGTTTGTCTTTGTGATCGAAGGAAGAGGCATGAATGGTATCAAGAACGGTTTGGACGGTTTCTGGTATCATGGGGATGGCTCCCCATTTATCTTGTGAGCGGACTTTCTGGTGGGTCATTTTGTGCATGATGGAGACAATATCCTTTTCTTCGGCGTTTTCAGGGATCTTCAAGGTATATTCGATTCCTCCGATGGTACCTGTCTGCTCCCTGACTTCTTCTTCCTTGGTTGCGTAAGGTGAGTTTTTATCTTCAGGTTTTTCAGCTTTTGCTGGGTTTGCCTTCTCCTCGAAAGCCGATGCGTTCTCAAATATTTTATAAGCCCCGAACCCCACAAAGGCGGCTAGCCCTAGTGCAATAAGGGAGATGGTTAAGATTTTTTTCATTCTCAGCCTCCAGGTAAGTTGGGTTGGGGTGTGTGGTTGATTGGGTGTTTGTTTGTAAATCATAGCAAAAAAATAACAAAAAAGCACTATTTTAAGTATAATTTACCATTTGTGAAACAAGTTGATTTTTGCCGTATTTCCAGCCGGAGGAGAAGGACCTTGGGATGAATGAATTCATCCCTGGTCCTTCTCCTCCGGCTGGACTTTTCAGCTTTGCTGAAAAGCGAGGGAACCTTGGTTCACTCGAATTCGGCAAAAATCGCGTATACACAGCACTTATAAAGTGGTTGCCATATCATTCTGAATTGCCTTATAATAACATTATATTATGTGCTACCAAAAGGAGGTGGAATTGAGATGAATCGTTCTGTAGGATTGCGTGGGAAGTATTTGGATTTTATTTACTACTGCCGTGCAATTTTTCATATTGTTGCGTTCAAGGGGACACGTATGCCCTTTTTTAGCAACTGAATATGAATACTGAACGGTAAGAGGTCTCAATTCCAATCACTTGATAGAACGGAAGGAGGGGGCGTTTTTCGCCTTCTTTTTTTATGCCTGATTAAGGATTAAGAAGCCGTGGACTGCTTATGCACGGCTTTTTGTCGTGGATCATGTGCCTCTTGCCGTATTAACGGATGAATGAAAGGAAGAGGAATATGATTATTTGCAGCGCACAACAGATCAGTAAAATGTACGGGGGCCATCCTGTTTTTGAGCAATTGACCTTTGAAATACCCCAGGGGGCGAGAATCGGTCTTGTGGGGAGGAATGGGACGGGTAAGACGACGCTATTCAAGCTTCTTGCAGGAACCGACACCCCTGACTCGGGGACGATTTCGATGAAAAAGAACGCAAAAATCGGCTATCTTGCCCAAATACCGGAGTATCCGGAAGGGACATTGGGAATCGACGTCCTGAAGTCGGCGTTCTCCGATCTCGTGGCCATCGGTGAAAAGCTCAAGGAGTTGGAAGGGAAAATGGGCGAAGGACACGGGGACCTGGACGCGATCCTTGAAGAATATGGACGATTCCAGGATCTCTTCAGCAATGAAGGAGGGTATGAGATGGAGGCGTCTATTGCCATGGTCGTGAATGGACTTGGGATCCAGGGACTTCTTGATAAAGAGTTTTCCTCCTGCAGTGGAGGCGAGCAGACGAAGCTATGCCTAGGATTCATCCTTCTTCAGGAACCGGACCTTCTCCTGTTGGACGAACCGACGAACCATCTTGATATCACCGCCGTCGAGTGGCTGGAGCACTTTTTGACCGACTATAACGGCACGGTGATGTGTATTTCCCATGACCGCTACTTTTTGGATCATGTGATCAATAAGGTGTACCACCTTGAAGACGGGGAAATAACCATGTATCACACCGATTATTCGGGATTTGTGAAAGAAAAGGAAGAGAGGTTGATGATTGAATTCCAGGCCTATCAGGAGCAGCAGAAGAAAATCAAGAAAATGAAGGAGGCCATCAAGCGTCTGAGAGAATGGGCGAATCAGGCGAACCCTCCCAATGAAGGCCTTCACAAGCGGGCACGCAATATGGAAAGGGCCCTTGAGAGGATGGAGAAGCTGAAGCGTCCGGTGCTGGATCGCAGGAAGATGGGATTGGAGTTCGAAGGCGGTGATCGGAGCGGGAAAGTCGTGTTCTCCATGGAGGGTGCTTCAAAGTCCTTTGATGGACGCACTCTCTTCCATGACGCCCATATGGACCTTCGTTTCAAGGACCGCACCGCCATCGTCGGACAGAACGGGACGGGGAAGTCGACCATCGTCAAGATCCTCCTGGGGGAGATGACCGCTGACGGCGGGGACGTGAAGATCGGTAGCAATGTGAAAATGGGGTATCTTTCCCAACATTTTGTGATGGCGGATCCTGAAGCCCGTCTCATCGACGCATTCCGGGATGAAGTGGCGGTGACGGAAGGAGAAGCGCGTCATATCCTTGCGCGGTTCATGTTTTATGGACCGAATGTGTTCCGGAAGGTTGGACAGCTGAGCGGCGGGGAAAAGATGAGACTGCGGCTTGCCCAGCTCATGCACCAGGATCTCAACCTCCTCGTTCTCGATGAACCGACCAATCATCTCGACATCGATTCACGGGAGGTCCTGGAGGAAGCCCTTGAGGAGTTCAATGGTACGATCCTTGCTGTATCCCATGATCGCTATTTCCTCAACAAGCTATTCCAGAAAACGTACTGGATTCACGAAGGGCGGCTCTATTTCTTTGAAGGTCCATACACCTGGGCCAAGGAAAAGCTCCAGGAGCAGATCCCGGTTGAGCGTCCATTGGAGAAAAAGGGTGCAGTGACAAAACCACGTGAAAAAGAAAAAAAGATGGCAACAACTGACACCATCGAAGCAGAGCTTGAAGCACTTGAGACGGAAATTGCTTTGATTGAAGACCGTCTCCAGGCAGAAGAGGACCTTGGGGTGCTCCAGGAACTTCATGAAGAACTGGAACGGCTTGAAGAACAGAGGGAGCTTAAGTACATTCAATATGAAGAACAGCTATCGTGAAAGGGAGGAAGCATATCATGGAGGCAAAAGTGGTGATTGTAGGTGCAGGTTTATCGGGAATCATGGCGGCACGGACTCTTGTGGAAAGAGGGGTAACAGACATCCTCCTCGTTGAAAAGAGCAGGAGCGTGGGGGGGCGACTCGCAACGAGGCGGATCGGAGAAGGGAAGGCAGATCACGGTGCCCAGTTCTTCACGGTGCGCTCCCCGAAATTAGAGAAAGAAGTAGAGTCTTGGCTTCAGAAGGGATGGGTCCGCCGTTGGTTCGGTGATGCCCATCCACGGTACACCGGTACGGAAGGCATGAATGCCCTTGCCAAGAATCTGGCAGCAGGGCTACCCGTGCGTTTGAATACCAAGATCCTTTCCATCACGGAACATCCTGATGGATGCGAGTTGAAGCTTGAGGAAGGCGGGGTGATCAAAGCCGATCACGTGCTCATCACCGCCCCGGCACCCCAGGCAGCGGAGTTGATTGGGATAGAAGTCCCTGTCACTTTCCGTCCCTGCCTCGTTGGGTTGCTGACACTTGGTGGTCCTTCCCTTCTTCCGGCGCCAGGGCATCTGGATGGGGGCAGCCTGCCACAAGGAGTAGAACGGATCGTCGACCATAAGGCAAAGGGGATATCCTCTACGCCCGTATTATCTATCTATATGACAGGGGAATGGAGTGAGGAGCATTTCTCCGAATCAGATGAAAAGGTCCTTGCCCTCATCACGGATCTCGTTCGACCATTTTTGGGAGATGGAAGTAAAGGTAACGGCAGCCAGGTGAAAAGGTGGAAGTACGCCGAAGCGGCTGAAGTCATCAATCAACCTTTCCTAGAGGCGGGCAAAAGGACGGTCCTGTGTGGGGATGCGTTTTTGACGAAAGAAGATGAATCCGGTAAAACACGTTTTGAGAGCGCCTATCTCTCGGGAAAATCTTCTGGTGAATTCCTTGCTGATCGCGTAGGCGAATCCTGAATAGGCATCCCCCATTAACTGCACACTAAAGAAAAAAAGAGGCAGGGATTGGAATGGACCTACAGCTGCAACGAGCTGAACAGAAACAGATCGAAACCATTATGGACATCTATGTGCGTTGTCGGGAAGAGTTGGAACAACAAGGCCTTCTCCAATGGGGAGATCATTATCCGAGCAGGGAGTACTTCCTTCGCGAAATCAAGGCGGGAAGTCTTTATATCCTTTTGGCCGACGGAGTCATTGCAGGATGTGTGACACTGAATGAATGGCAGTCTCCTGAATGGGCTGATATTTCCTGGAAGTATGATGACGAGTGGGTCGTGCACGCCTATTTCCTCGATCCTGTTTACCAGGGGCAGGGATTGGGGTCTGCTTTCTTGAGCGAGTGTGAATCCCTGGCGGCCACCAAAGGGTATAAGAGTATAAGGCTTGATGCCTATGGAAGGAATAAAGGGGCAAATGTCCTGTATGAAAAGAATGGGTATGAATTTCGAGGTTCAATCCGCTTCACGTCCCGTCCTGAAGGCCATCAGGAATATCACTGCTACGAAAAACGCCTGTAATGCAATCCGTCCCAAAGGAAAAAGTCCTATTGGAATGGTATACTAACAGGTACAGTAAAGAAGCAAGGATGAGATACTATTGATGCCACTCCTGGATGAAGCACAGGCCTTTTTGATACAGTTTTATCATGAATCGGAGAAAAGCGGAACGGACCTTAAGGAAAGGTTGCGTGAAGTAAGGGAAGAAATTGATTCCACGGGTACCTATACCCATACGAAAGAGGAATTGACGTTCGGTGCAAAGCTTGCCTGGCGTAACAGCAACCGGTGCATCGGACGATTGTTCTGGAATTCCCTCCAAGTGTTCGACCGTCGGGATGCCACCACGGAAGAAGAGGTGCTGGGCGCTTTGGAAGCCCACCTGGAGTATGCGACAAACGGCGGGAAGATCCGACCGACCATCACGGTATTCAGACCGTCTGAATGTGACGAAGAGGACATCCGCCTTTGGAATCACCAGCTGGTTCGATATGCGGGGTATGAGGACGGAAGGGGGGACCCCCATTCCATCGAATTCACCCAAAAATGCAGGGCACTGGGATGGGAAGGAGAAGGAACGGATTTTGATGTCCTGCCTCTTGTCGTCCAGATCGGCGACCGTTCGCCTGTCTGGAGGTCTATTCCACAAGATCTAGCCCTCGAAGTGCCGCTCCGACACCCTGAATATCCATGGTTCGGGGACCTGGGGCTGAAATGGTACGGGGTTCCCCTCATATCGGATATGGAACTCAAAGTCGGAGGTATTTCCTATAAAGCAGCCCCGTTCAATGGCTGGTATATGGAAACGGAAATAGGAGCCCGGAATCTCGCAGACGAGACGCGCTACAATCTTTTGCCCAAAGTGGCAGGTCATATGGGACTGGATACATCCAGAAACATCACGCTTTGGAAAGATAAAGCCCTTATTGAGCTGAATATTGCCGTCCTCCATTCCTTCAAAGAACAAGGGGTCAACATTGTGGATCACCACACGGCAGCCCAGCAGTTCCGCCTTTTTGAAGAAAATGAAAAAAAGGCAGACCGGAAAGTCACAGGTGATTGGACATGGCTGATTCCGCCCGTATCACCGGCCACGACGCATATCTTTCATAAGGAATACGATAACACGTGGAAATCCACCAACTACTTTTATCAAAAAAAGCCTTACTGACAAAAAAGCCGCTCACAACATCGTGAGCGGCTTTTCTCATTACATGGAATAAGGGGGGCGTTTGGATACTTCATAATAGCGATACCAAAACCGGAACTCATCAAACAGGGTAGAACGGTCGAATGAAAAGTGCTCGAAGAAATCCTCCAGTAGCCACATCTCGGCGTCATCCAATATTCCCGTCACGAACAAGGGCGTCCGGAAGCGTTTATATAAGTCTTCATGCCCATAATAGTGAAACAAGTCTTCCACCTGTTGCTCCGTCAATCCGATCACATCCTTTTGGATAGTTTCTCATGTGAAGACGGTATTTATGCTGTTAAAGTGAAAATGGGTCATGGTACAAGCACAGGTTGTACCACTTGCATAGAATACATTATGTGAAGCCACTCCTTTCATCTTCACACTGGGGGACACCGCCGTCCCCCTCATTACATAAAGAAAAAGAGCTCAGACCGCGCTGAGCTCTTCTTTTGATTCTTAAATATCTGCTGCAAGGACGATTTCCCCTTGGGGCAGCTCGCTATTGGCATCGGGTTCAAGGGACACGGCCACTTGATCCCAATCTTTTTCAGTGAATTCTTCATTGAATTTGAAGATGACCGATCCTTTACCATCACCGCTCGTGACGAAGGTTCCTGCACGTTCGGGCTTTTCATCCTTGATGAGCCAGACCTGGTACACTTCCTTATCGGAGAGTTTCGCAAGGTCCGAAGCCTGCACGACCATGCTGGTTTGCTTTCCTTGCTTGATGATGCTCGCGGTTCCCCTGCCTTCTCCGCTGACAGGAGCAAGCTCTGCGTACTCGACCACCTCATCGATCGTGGCTTCCTCCACCACACGCTTTTGATCTTCAAGCTGGGTG from Rossellomorea marisflavi includes the following:
- a CDS encoding anti-sigma factor codes for the protein MTQHQCDHILDYYNGHLSELEKAAFEKHLASCTDCQEFLNELESVAGYLPYSSEPVEPPTDLEDRVFARILNDSEEKQEPAAAPRQKRRRPWIFPSIAAALALSIIGNAYLFTQLEDQKRVVEEATIDEVVEYAELAPVSGEGRGTASIIKQGKQTSMVVQASDLAKLSDKEVYQVWLIKDEKPERAGTFVTSGDGKGSVIFKFNEEFTEKDWDQVAVSLEPDANSELPQGEIVLAADI